TGGCCGCCGATGCCATCAAGGGCGAACGCAAGGAAGTGTTCGGCGACGTTACCGTGCACTACAACACTTTCAACTCGACCTTCCTGACACCCGACATCGCCAAAGCAGCCGAGCTGATCCGCAGCAAGAACCAGGGCGTGATCAATGTCTCGGTGATCAAGGACGGCAAACCGCTGATCGCCAACGTCACCGGCACGGTCAAAGACCTGACCAGCCAGAGCGTGCCGCTGAACTTCCGCCAGGTCACCGAACAGGGCGCGATCTACTACATCGCCCAGTACCCGGTGGAGCAGCAGGAAACCCGCACCTTTGAAATCAAGGTGCAGAACGGTA
The Pseudomonas fluorescens genome window above contains:
- a CDS encoding DUF4426 domain-containing protein — its product is MGRLITVLLAACLSLSAVAADAIKGERKEVFGDVTVHYNTFNSTFLTPDIAKAAELIRSKNQGVINVSVIKDGKPLIANVTGTVKDLTSQSVPLNFRQVTEQGAIYYIAQYPVEQQETRTFEIKVQNGNKINTINFNQELFPGE